A genomic window from Lycium barbarum isolate Lr01 chromosome 4, ASM1917538v2, whole genome shotgun sequence includes:
- the LOC132635080 gene encoding probable trehalose-phosphate phosphatase F has translation MDLDSTKASPVLTDPSPLNKSRLGIHSSLFPYSQSGPSFSTSVLTIPRKKPPKLDDVRSNGWLDAMKSSSPPRKRILKEVNIDISSDDADVTYLSWLINYPSALNCFQQIMRQARNKQIVIFLDYDGTLSPIVDDPDRAFMSNEMRSAVRNVAKYFPTAIISGRSRDKVYELVGLTELCYAGSHGMDIMLPVKNTLSTNDPNCIKTTDQQGKEVNLFQPARKFLPMIDEVFRTLVEKTKDIKGAKVENHKFCASVHYRNVDENNWPVIAQYVHDVLKDYPRLRLTHGRKVLEVRPEIDWDKGKAVEFLLESLGFSNPKDVLPIYIGDDRTDEDAFKVLRGKYKGHGILVSTIPKDSNAFFSLRDTSQVKKFLESLASTMEDKDI, from the exons ATGGACTTGGACTCGACAAAAGCCTCTCCAGTTCTTACTGATCCTTCACCGTTGAACAAGTCCAGATTGGGAATCCATTCTAGTTTATTTCCCTATTCGCAATCTGGCCCTTCATTCTCCACTAGTGTGCTAACAATTCCCAGAAAGAAGCCACCGAAGCTTGATGATGTTCGATCCAATGGTTGGCTCGATGCCATGAAGTCTTCTTCACCTCCTAGGAAGAGGATTCTGAAGGAAGTAAACATTGATATTTCTTCAGATGATGCTGATGTTACTTACCTTTCTTGGCTG ATCAACTATCCATCAGCTCTCAACTGCTTTCAGCAAATTATGAGGCAAGCAAGGAATAAACAGATAGTGATATTCTTAGATTATGACGGGACTCTCTCTCCTATTGTTGATGACCCTGACCGTGCTTTTATGTCCAATGAG ATGCGCTCTGCTGTCAGGAATGTTGCAAAGTATTTCCCAACAGCAATCATCAGTGGGAGAAGCCGTGATAAG GTTTATGAGTTGGTAGGTCTAACTGAACTCTGTTATGCCGGTAGCCATGGTATGGACATCATGCTGCCAGTCAAAAATACATTATCTACTAACGATCCAAATTGTATCAAAACTACTGACCAGCAG GGCAAGGAAGTTAATCTGTTCCAGCCTGCTCGTAAATTTCTACCAATGATTGATGAG GTTTTCAGAACCCTTGTCGAGAAAACTAAGGACATTAAGGGTGCAAAAGTTGAGAACCATAAGTTTTGTGCCTCTGTACATTATCGTAATGTAGATGAGAAT AATTGGCCTGTGATTGCACAGTATGTCCATGATGTCTTAAAAGACTACCCTCGGCTTCGGCTAACTCATGGGCGGAAG GTTTTAGAGGTCCGCCCTGAAATTGACTGGGACAAAGGGAAAGCAGTTGAATTTCTGCTGGAATCATTAG GTTTTAGCAACCCCAAAGACGTGCTCCCGATATATATTGGAGATGATAGAACAGATGAAGATGCATTCAAG GTGTTGAGGGGGAAATACAAAGGTCATGGAATTCTTGTTTCAACTATCCCAAAAGATAGCAATGCTTTCTTCTCTCTCAGGGACACTTCACAG GTCAAAAAATTCCTGGAATCTCTCGCAAGCACGATGGAAGACAAAGATATATAA